A stretch of Colletotrichum lupini chromosome 2, complete sequence DNA encodes these proteins:
- a CDS encoding bacilysin biosynthesis oxidoreductase bacC, with product MSTDYTSKTVLITGAASGLGLSLTRHFLAANATVLALDISDASLASLPSKFDDAPDLRARLRPVKADITDPASVSAAISSWIDGGEDSAVDKGKRRLDVLVNNAGISDLMHPMADCPIAMWDRQILVNMTGSFVTSQRAIQQFLKQEPVDGQRGVILNVISAAGVHGARAGVAYTASKHGTVGLTRSTAAFYGPKGIRCLAIMPGPMMTNMARDEEHIKEFHPEGIAMVVSTFNTCQGDPAKGGWDLGWSPLDQVSKTVVSLCSGGMNTINGALVPTDMGWTSL from the exons ATGTCCACAGACTACACCTCAAAAACAGTCCTCATCACAGGCGCAGCCTCGGGCCTAGGCCTCTCCCTAACCCGCCACTTCCTCGCCGCAAACGCGACAGTCCTAGCCCTCGACATCTCCGACGCCTCCCTCGCCTCTCTCCCCTCCAAATTCGACGACGCCCCGGATCTCCGTGCTCGTCTGCGCCCCGTGAAAGCAGACATCACCGACCCGGCCTCCGTCTCCGCCGCAATCTCTTCTTGGATTGACGGGGGAGAAGACAGTGCGGTAGACAAAGGTAAACGACGCCTCGACGTCCTCGTCAACAACGCCGGCATCTCGGACCTGATGCACCCCATGGCCGACTGTCCCATAGCCATGTGGGACCGCCAGATCCTTGTCAACATGACGGGCAGCTTCGTCACCTCGCAGCGCGCGATCCAGCAGTTCCTGAAGCAGGAGCCCGTGGACGGGCAGAGGGGCGTGATTTTGAATGTTATTAGTGCCGCGGGGGTTCACGGCGCGAGAGCAG GCGTCGCGTACACGGCCTCCAAACACGGCACAGTCGGCCTGACGCGAAGCACAGCAGCCTTTTACGGCCCAAAGGGCATCCGGTGCCTGGCCATCATGCCCGGTCCCATGATGACGAACATGGCCAGGGATGAGGAACACATCAAAGAGTTCCACCCCGAAGGCATCGCCATGG TGGTGTCGACTTTCAACACCTGCCAAGGTGATCCTGCCAAGGGCGGTTGGGATTTAGGATGGTCGCCGCTGGATCAGGTATCAAAGACTGTGGTGAGCTTGTGTTCTGGTGGGATGAACACCATCAACGGCGCGCTTGTGCCGACTGACATGGGTTGGACGTCGCTTTAA